In Ascochyta rabiei chromosome 2, complete sequence, one genomic interval encodes:
- a CDS encoding Protein kinase C: MSSVDETVANVQRKIDRERALINAANAMRQSTNNPAVLSRLDGQIKDGRRNIEYFESKLRDLSVQRTAAGVENLSLQQPGGFGSRKANNPLTPPPKDGWNGYMSQDADAHGGQQGQYGDLMPPRAPYAPPAPGAPNKRPNYSKLDLIRYDTQHLGPRIQLMLSQLEFKLSVEKQYKDGIEKMVRLYQMEGDRKSKQDAEAKRIESNQKIQLLKHSLKRYEDLHVDIDGADDGDDDSLSVPSQRKPLSGHLSLTIHAVADVDHAATGRFSRGPETFINIKVEDAIKGRTKPSRNDRWIEERHEFDIDKANEIEITVYDKTGDHALPIGMLWVRISDIAEEMRRKKIETELQTSGWVAADKMGGHAGIQPDLQFQPPPGQNPAGGAGAGPGGMKPAGGAQPQTGPITIDDWFSLEPVGRIHLTMAFAKHTQNKTPFDVGLGRKGAVRQRKEDVVEQYGHKFVQQQFYNIMRCALCGDFLKYSAGMQCTDCNYTCHKKCYPKVVTKCITQSNAETDPDEAKLNHRIPHRFETFSNMGANWCCHCGYVLPLGRKQTKKCAECGLTCHAHCVHFVPDFCGMSMEVANQILMEIKRTRRGQSASGSTMTNRTLRPSQPAKPLPPTQGSSQSGQEPSSQTDRYSYGKNESIVPPAGQRTQSYAPSSQASGAARTSYSSGGSTAPTSPTTSQRPSSGRTQSSQSAIAAAAAVMSKPPGSNTAPGYQRSQTDYQPSAKPGGYPQDQRAPQSPPQQATYNPQHYADVDKRQQPPYSPQQGSQYGNSQSYAHPQPPQAAPQQPPPPAAKQDPRQQQPASALTKAPENKVTPPANTQGTGRRIGLDHFNFLAVLGKGNFGKVMLAETKSTKQLYAIKVLKKEFIIENDEVESTRSEKRVFLIANKERHPFLLSLHACFQTETRVYFVMEYISGGDLMLHIQRGQFGTKRAQFYAAEVCLALKYFHENGVIYRDLKLDNILLTLDGHIKIADYGLCKEEMWYGSTTSTFCGTPEFMAPEILLDKKYGRAVDWWAFGVLIYQMLLQQSPFRGEDEDEIYDAILADEPLYPIHMPRDSVSILQKLLTREPELRLGSGPTDAQEIMSHAFFRNINWDDIYHKRVAPPFVPQITSPTDTSNFDTEFTSVTPVLTPVQSVLSQAMQEEFRGFSYSADFN; the protein is encoded by the exons CCCGGCTGTGCTCTCGCGCCTGGACGGGCAGATCAAAGACGGCCGCCGCAACATCGAGTACTTCGAGTCCAAGCTCCGCGACTTGAGCGTGCAGCGCACCGCAGCAGGCGTCGAGAACCTGAGCCTGCAGCAGCCAGGTGGGTTTGGCTCACGCAAAGCGAACAATCCGCTGACCCCTCCCCCCAAAGATGGCTGGAACGGCTACATGTCGCAAGACGCAGACGCCCACGGCGGACAGCAGGGCCAGTATGGCGACCTCATGCCTCCACGCGCCCCATATGCCCCGCCAGCACCTGGCGCGCCAAACAAGAGGCCCAACTACAGCAAGCTTG ACCTGATCAGATACGACACCCAGCATCTTGGACCCCGCATCCAGCTTATGCTGTCCCAGCTTGAGTTCAAGCTCAGTGTTGAGAAGCAGTACAAGGATGGCATCGAGAAGATGGTGCGCTTGTACCAGATGGAAGGCGACCGCAAGAGCAAACAGGACGCTGAAGCCAAGAGAATCGAAAGTAATCAGAAGATCCAACTTCTCAAGCACTCGCTTAAGCGGTATGAGGATTTGCACGTTGACATTGACGGCGCCGACGATGGTGACG ACGACAGTCTGAGCGTACCGAGCCAGAGGAAACCGCTGAGCGGCCATCTGTCTTTGACGATTCACGCAGTTGCCGATGTCGACCACGCCGCTACCGGTCGCTTCAGTCGAGGACCCGAAACCTTTATCAACATCAAGGTTGAAGACGCTATCAAGGGACGCACCAAGCCCTCCAGGAACGACCGTTGGATCGAAGAGAGGCACGAGTTCGACATCGACAAGGCGAATGAAATTGAAATCACGGTGTACGACAAGACTGGTGACCATGCACTGCCCATTGGCATGCTGTGGGTCCGGATATCAGACATTGCTGAAGAGATGCGCCGAAAGAAGATTGAGACTGAGCTCCAGACTTCTGGATGGGTTGCTGCAGACAAGATGGGAGGACACGCCGGCATTCAGCCTGACCTTCAGTTCCAACCACCCCCAGGACAGAACCCTGCCGgtggagcaggagcaggaccCGGCGGCATGAAGCCTGCCGGAGGTGCGCAGCCTCAGACAGGCCCCATCACCATTGACGACTGGTTTTCGCTGGAGCCAGTTGGACGTATTCATCTTACGATGGCTTTTGCCAAACACACGCAAAACAAGACACCGTTCGATGTTGGTCTTGGCCGAAAGGGTGCCGTCCGTCAACGAAAGGAAGACGTGGTCGAGCAGTACGGTCACAAGTTCGTTCAGCAACAGTTCTACAACATCATGCGCTGCGCTCTCTGCGGCGATTTTCTCAAGTACTCGGCTGGTATGCAGTGTACTGACTGCAACTACACGTGTCACAAGAAGTGCTACCCTAAGGTGGTCACCAAATGTATCACGCAATCCAACGCCGAAACCGACCCGGACGAAGCGAAGCTCAACCACCGTATTCCTCATCGATTCGAGACTTTTTCGAACATGGGTGCCAATTGGTGCTGCCATTGTGGTTATGTGTTGCCGCTTGGACGGAAGCAGACCAAGAAGTGTGCAG AATGTGGGCTTACTTGTCACGCTCATTGCGTGCATTTCGTACCTGACTTTTGCGGCATGTCAATGGAGGTTGCTAACCAGATTCTGATGGAGATTAAGAGAACCAGACGGGGCCAGTCAGCGTCAGGCTCGACCATGACGAATCGAACATTGCGCCCATCGCAGCCAGCGAAACCCTTACCCCCAACCCAGGGTTCATCACAGTCTGGTCAAGAACCGTCATCGCAGACTGATAGGTACTCTTATGGTAAGAACGAAAGCATTGTGCCGCCAGCCGGCCAACGAACTCAATCCTATGCTCCGTCTTCCCAGGCTTCCGGTGCCGCGCGCACATCGTACTCTTCGGGAGGCTCAACTGCACCGACATCTCCGACAACTTCACAGCGACCTTCTTCTGGGCGGACACAATCTTCGCAGTCAGCTattgcagcagcagcagcagtcaTGTCAAAACCTCCGGGCAGTAACACAGCACCTGGCTACCAGCGCTCGCAGACGGATTACCAACCCTCTGCTAAACCCGGAGGATACCCGCAAGATCAGCGTGCACCTCAATCACCTCCGCAACAAGCTACATACAATCCTCAACATTATGCGGATGTTGATAAGCGACAGCAACCACCATACTCTCCTCAGCAGGGAAGCCAGTACGGCAACAGCCAGTCATACGCTCACCCTCAACCCCCACAGGCTGCACCTCAGCAGCCTCCACCTCCGGCAGCCAAGCAGGACCCCAGACAGCAGCAGCCAGCATCGGCCTTGACTAAGGCGCCGGAAAACAAGGTGACGCCACCGGCCAATACACAAGGAACTGGGAGAAGGATAGGCCTGGACCACTTCAACTTCCTTGCAGTTCTCGGAAAGGGTAACTTCGGAAAGGTCATGCTCGCAGAGACCAAGAGCACAAAGCAGCTGTACGCCATCAAGGTCTTGAAGAAGGAGTTCATCATTGAGAACGACGAAGTCGAGAGTACACGCTCCGAGAAGCGGGTTTTCTTGATTGCTAACAAAGAGCGACATCCTTTCCTACTCAGCTTGCATGCCTGCTTCCAGACCGAGACAAGGGTTTACTTCGTCATGGAGTACATTAGTGGCGGTGATTTGATGTTGCACATCCAGAGAGGCCAGTTTGGAACCAAGCGCGCTCA ATTCTATGCGGCAGAGGTCTGTCTTGCGCTGAAATATTTCCATGAGAACGGTGTCATTTACCGTGACTTAAAGCTCGACAACATTCTACTCACGCTGGACGGACATATCAAGATTGCTGATTACGGTTTATGTAAGGAAGAGATGTGGTACGGATCGACTACTAGCACGTTCTGTGGTACTCCAGAGTTCATGGCGCCCGAG ATTCTGCTTGACAAGAAATACGGTCGTGCTGTTGATTGGTGGGCATTTGGTGTTTTGATCTACCAGATGCTACTTCAGCAGTCGCCGTTCCGCGGAGAAGATGAGGATGAAATCTACGACGCCATTCTCGCCGATGAACCTCTCTACCCTATCCATATGCCCCGCGACTCGGTCTCTATCCTCCAGAAATTGCTCACTCGTGAGCCCGAGCTGCGACTTGGATCAGGCCCCACGGATGCCCAGGAAATCATGTCCCATGCCTTCTTCAGGAATATCAACTGGGACGACATCTACCACAAGCGCGTGGCGCCACCCTTTGTTCCGCAGATTACAAGCCCTACAGATACCAGCAATTTCGACACAGAGTTTACAAGCGTAACGCCGGTCCTTACGCCTGTACAGTCTGTCCTCTCACAAGCAATGCAAGAGGAGTTCCGTGGCTTCTCCTACTCCGCCGATTTCAACTAG
- a CDS encoding Protein kinase C — MSSVDETVANVQRKIDRERALINAANAMRQSTNNPAVLSRLDGQIKDGRRNIEYFESKLRDLSVQRTAAGVENLSLQQPDGWNGYMSQDADAHGGQQGQYGDLMPPRAPYAPPAPGAPNKRPNYSKLDLIRYDTQHLGPRIQLMLSQLEFKLSVEKQYKDGIEKMVRLYQMEGDRKSKQDAEAKRIESNQKIQLLKHSLKRYEDLHVDIDGADDGDDDSLSVPSQRKPLSGHLSLTIHAVADVDHAATGRFSRGPETFINIKVEDAIKGRTKPSRNDRWIEERHEFDIDKANEIEITVYDKTGDHALPIGMLWVRISDIAEEMRRKKIETELQTSGWVAADKMGGHAGIQPDLQFQPPPGQNPAGGAGAGPGGMKPAGGAQPQTGPITIDDWFSLEPVGRIHLTMAFAKHTQNKTPFDVGLGRKGAVRQRKEDVVEQYGHKFVQQQFYNIMRCALCGDFLKYSAGMQCTDCNYTCHKKCYPKVVTKCITQSNAETDPDEAKLNHRIPHRFETFSNMGANWCCHCGYVLPLGRKQTKKCAECGLTCHAHCVHFVPDFCGMSMEVANQILMEIKRTRRGQSASGSTMTNRTLRPSQPAKPLPPTQGSSQSGQEPSSQTDRYSYGKNESIVPPAGQRTQSYAPSSQASGAARTSYSSGGSTAPTSPTTSQRPSSGRTQSSQSAIAAAAAVMSKPPGSNTAPGYQRSQTDYQPSAKPGGYPQDQRAPQSPPQQATYNPQHYADVDKRQQPPYSPQQGSQYGNSQSYAHPQPPQAAPQQPPPPAAKQDPRQQQPASALTKAPENKVTPPANTQGTGRRIGLDHFNFLAVLGKGNFGKVMLAETKSTKQLYAIKVLKKEFIIENDEVESTRSEKRVFLIANKERHPFLLSLHACFQTETRVYFVMEYISGGDLMLHIQRGQFGTKRAQFYAAEVCLALKYFHENGVIYRDLKLDNILLTLDGHIKIADYGLCKEEMWYGSTTSTFCGTPEFMAPEILLDKKYGRAVDWWAFGVLIYQMLLQQSPFRGEDEDEIYDAILADEPLYPIHMPRDSVSILQKLLTREPELRLGSGPTDAQEIMSHAFFRNINWDDIYHKRVAPPFVPQITSPTDTSNFDTEFTSVTPVLTPVQSVLSQAMQEEFRGFSYSADFN; from the exons CCCGGCTGTGCTCTCGCGCCTGGACGGGCAGATCAAAGACGGCCGCCGCAACATCGAGTACTTCGAGTCCAAGCTCCGCGACTTGAGCGTGCAGCGCACCGCAGCAGGCGTCGAGAACCTGAGCCTGCAGCAGCCAG ATGGCTGGAACGGCTACATGTCGCAAGACGCAGACGCCCACGGCGGACAGCAGGGCCAGTATGGCGACCTCATGCCTCCACGCGCCCCATATGCCCCGCCAGCACCTGGCGCGCCAAACAAGAGGCCCAACTACAGCAAGCTTG ACCTGATCAGATACGACACCCAGCATCTTGGACCCCGCATCCAGCTTATGCTGTCCCAGCTTGAGTTCAAGCTCAGTGTTGAGAAGCAGTACAAGGATGGCATCGAGAAGATGGTGCGCTTGTACCAGATGGAAGGCGACCGCAAGAGCAAACAGGACGCTGAAGCCAAGAGAATCGAAAGTAATCAGAAGATCCAACTTCTCAAGCACTCGCTTAAGCGGTATGAGGATTTGCACGTTGACATTGACGGCGCCGACGATGGTGACG ACGACAGTCTGAGCGTACCGAGCCAGAGGAAACCGCTGAGCGGCCATCTGTCTTTGACGATTCACGCAGTTGCCGATGTCGACCACGCCGCTACCGGTCGCTTCAGTCGAGGACCCGAAACCTTTATCAACATCAAGGTTGAAGACGCTATCAAGGGACGCACCAAGCCCTCCAGGAACGACCGTTGGATCGAAGAGAGGCACGAGTTCGACATCGACAAGGCGAATGAAATTGAAATCACGGTGTACGACAAGACTGGTGACCATGCACTGCCCATTGGCATGCTGTGGGTCCGGATATCAGACATTGCTGAAGAGATGCGCCGAAAGAAGATTGAGACTGAGCTCCAGACTTCTGGATGGGTTGCTGCAGACAAGATGGGAGGACACGCCGGCATTCAGCCTGACCTTCAGTTCCAACCACCCCCAGGACAGAACCCTGCCGgtggagcaggagcaggaccCGGCGGCATGAAGCCTGCCGGAGGTGCGCAGCCTCAGACAGGCCCCATCACCATTGACGACTGGTTTTCGCTGGAGCCAGTTGGACGTATTCATCTTACGATGGCTTTTGCCAAACACACGCAAAACAAGACACCGTTCGATGTTGGTCTTGGCCGAAAGGGTGCCGTCCGTCAACGAAAGGAAGACGTGGTCGAGCAGTACGGTCACAAGTTCGTTCAGCAACAGTTCTACAACATCATGCGCTGCGCTCTCTGCGGCGATTTTCTCAAGTACTCGGCTGGTATGCAGTGTACTGACTGCAACTACACGTGTCACAAGAAGTGCTACCCTAAGGTGGTCACCAAATGTATCACGCAATCCAACGCCGAAACCGACCCGGACGAAGCGAAGCTCAACCACCGTATTCCTCATCGATTCGAGACTTTTTCGAACATGGGTGCCAATTGGTGCTGCCATTGTGGTTATGTGTTGCCGCTTGGACGGAAGCAGACCAAGAAGTGTGCAG AATGTGGGCTTACTTGTCACGCTCATTGCGTGCATTTCGTACCTGACTTTTGCGGCATGTCAATGGAGGTTGCTAACCAGATTCTGATGGAGATTAAGAGAACCAGACGGGGCCAGTCAGCGTCAGGCTCGACCATGACGAATCGAACATTGCGCCCATCGCAGCCAGCGAAACCCTTACCCCCAACCCAGGGTTCATCACAGTCTGGTCAAGAACCGTCATCGCAGACTGATAGGTACTCTTATGGTAAGAACGAAAGCATTGTGCCGCCAGCCGGCCAACGAACTCAATCCTATGCTCCGTCTTCCCAGGCTTCCGGTGCCGCGCGCACATCGTACTCTTCGGGAGGCTCAACTGCACCGACATCTCCGACAACTTCACAGCGACCTTCTTCTGGGCGGACACAATCTTCGCAGTCAGCTattgcagcagcagcagcagtcaTGTCAAAACCTCCGGGCAGTAACACAGCACCTGGCTACCAGCGCTCGCAGACGGATTACCAACCCTCTGCTAAACCCGGAGGATACCCGCAAGATCAGCGTGCACCTCAATCACCTCCGCAACAAGCTACATACAATCCTCAACATTATGCGGATGTTGATAAGCGACAGCAACCACCATACTCTCCTCAGCAGGGAAGCCAGTACGGCAACAGCCAGTCATACGCTCACCCTCAACCCCCACAGGCTGCACCTCAGCAGCCTCCACCTCCGGCAGCCAAGCAGGACCCCAGACAGCAGCAGCCAGCATCGGCCTTGACTAAGGCGCCGGAAAACAAGGTGACGCCACCGGCCAATACACAAGGAACTGGGAGAAGGATAGGCCTGGACCACTTCAACTTCCTTGCAGTTCTCGGAAAGGGTAACTTCGGAAAGGTCATGCTCGCAGAGACCAAGAGCACAAAGCAGCTGTACGCCATCAAGGTCTTGAAGAAGGAGTTCATCATTGAGAACGACGAAGTCGAGAGTACACGCTCCGAGAAGCGGGTTTTCTTGATTGCTAACAAAGAGCGACATCCTTTCCTACTCAGCTTGCATGCCTGCTTCCAGACCGAGACAAGGGTTTACTTCGTCATGGAGTACATTAGTGGCGGTGATTTGATGTTGCACATCCAGAGAGGCCAGTTTGGAACCAAGCGCGCTCA ATTCTATGCGGCAGAGGTCTGTCTTGCGCTGAAATATTTCCATGAGAACGGTGTCATTTACCGTGACTTAAAGCTCGACAACATTCTACTCACGCTGGACGGACATATCAAGATTGCTGATTACGGTTTATGTAAGGAAGAGATGTGGTACGGATCGACTACTAGCACGTTCTGTGGTACTCCAGAGTTCATGGCGCCCGAG ATTCTGCTTGACAAGAAATACGGTCGTGCTGTTGATTGGTGGGCATTTGGTGTTTTGATCTACCAGATGCTACTTCAGCAGTCGCCGTTCCGCGGAGAAGATGAGGATGAAATCTACGACGCCATTCTCGCCGATGAACCTCTCTACCCTATCCATATGCCCCGCGACTCGGTCTCTATCCTCCAGAAATTGCTCACTCGTGAGCCCGAGCTGCGACTTGGATCAGGCCCCACGGATGCCCAGGAAATCATGTCCCATGCCTTCTTCAGGAATATCAACTGGGACGACATCTACCACAAGCGCGTGGCGCCACCCTTTGTTCCGCAGATTACAAGCCCTACAGATACCAGCAATTTCGACACAGAGTTTACAAGCGTAACGCCGGTCCTTACGCCTGTACAGTCTGTCCTCTCACAAGCAATGCAAGAGGAGTTCCGTGGCTTCTCCTACTCCGCCGATTTCAACTAG